The following is a genomic window from Dermatophilaceae bacterium Soc4.6.
CCTTCCTCGGGCTGGCGGAGAGCATCGTCGAACGCGTGCAATCCGACATCGTCCCGAACTCCATTGAGTGGCGAGACCGGCTGGACACACTGCTCGGCCAGTTAGATGAAGATTCCGGCATCGCGGTCCACGACCTCGCCCGGCTGCTGGTTAGCACACCTGGCTCTCGGCCGAACGCCAACCATCAAGCGTTGGTACGACTCGCCGCCCGCGGGGTTCCACGTATGGTGACTACCAACTATGATCTGCACCTCTCGACAGTCGCGGACTCGCTAAGCCTTCACCTTGAAACGCATCGCGCGCCTGCCCTACCACTCGGTCATGACTTTGGCGGCCTCGTCTATCTCCATGGCGCCGCGGATGGGCCTTCCGATCGCCTAGTTGTCACGGACCGCGATTTTGGTCATGCCTACCTGCGTCAAGCTTGGGCTACCCGGTTCCTCAGCGAACTGTTCCGCAATTACACCGTGCTCTTCGTCGGCTACAGCCACAGCGATCTTGTGATGCGCTACTTAGGCCTCGCTCTGGGTCGAGATACAGCGCGGTACGTGCTCACCCATCAGCCTCAGGACCCAATGTGGGCGCGTTTAGGTATCACCGCGGTGGGTTACCCAGTGGTAAACCATGACCACAGTGCGCTAACCGAGTGTCTAGCCGCGTGGGCTGATCTCGCAGAGATGGGGCTGTTAGACCACAGACAACGCATCAGGAGTCTCATTGACACTGCCTCGGAACTCTCGCCCCCGGAACAGTCCTATCTCGAGGCATCGATTCGCCGACACGACCGCGTTGACTTCTTTTGCTCCGGCGCCAAGAGCCTCCAATGGCTCTCATGGGCCGCGAACCAGCCTGTCTTTCAGGCCTTATTCAGTGCGGATCAGCCTGACGACGAGGTCCTCCGCGGGCTTGCCCAATGGTTTGCACACACCTACGCCGCCTCGACAGCAGAGCACAGCGAAGCTGCTTGGAGCACCCTCACCAGTGCTGGCGGAGAAGTCAGCATCACCCTGTGGCACGCGCTTGCACAAGCGCTGCACTCCACCAAAGAGGGCCCTCGACCAGCGCACTTCCGTCGGTGGCTCCGGCTCCTCATGTGGCAGGACCGACCTGAATGTCAAGTTGACTTCCTCCAGTACGCCCTCGTAGATACCGACCCCGAGGAGGACCCCGAGATCGCCCTTGAGCTCTTTGAGCATCTCATCGAGCCCCGGTTGCTTCCCAAACGTGGCTACGGGCTGTTCGGCCCCACTTTGGAAGCAGCCACACGCGGCTCTGAATACTGGTTGACCGAAAGCTGGATCAAGGTCATCAGGCCGATGCTTCCCTCTCGCGCAACTGACATCCTTGCCCTTGCCGAGGCGTCCATTCGGAAGCACTACACCCTTGAGACCGCCATTGCGGGCAAATCCTGGGACCACTTCGCATTTCGACGCTCAGCCATCCAGCCCCACGCGCAGGATCAGTATCGCAAGCCACTTGACGCCGTCATCGACGCCGCGCGCGATAGCATCGTTTCGATGGCATCTGATCGGCCCGCAGAAGCTGCCCGCGTGCTGCAAAGGTGGTCCGCGAGCCGACAGGCGTTGTACAAACGTCTCGCTTTGCATGCATACACGGTCTCCGATCTGCTCACGCCCGACCAAAAGCTGGGTCTAGTTGTCGCCAATGACTTGCTCCCCGATCGTGAGGTGGCCCAAGAGCTCTACAAACTTGTCGGCGCCGCAGCCCCGCAGGCGGGGCGAGAGGCCATCGACTCTTTGGTTCTGAAGCTGCCTCTTGAAGGGACAGATGACGTCACCCGCTACACGCGCTTTCAGTTGTTCGCTTGGCTTCATAAGCATGGCGCTAGGTCCGAAAGGCTCACTGCGGCAATCGCACAGATGCAAGAGATCGACCCCACGCTCACGCCCGAGGAACACCCGGGCTTCCGCAGCTGGATGGAGGTTGGGTGGCGGGAGAGCGCCCCGCCCATGACCACGCAGGACTTCCACCGCAAGGTCCGTGACGATCCCAAGGCCGCGACGGCGTACGTCCAGACCTTCGAGCCCTTTCCATATCCGCGTCAGGACGTGTCGAGCCTGGAGGACGCCTTGAGCATGCTCGCCGACACAATCCGCATGCATCCGGGCGACGGCTTTGCGCTTTGGCCCCATGTCCACGGGGCACCAGAACTGCAGGACACGATCATTAGGGCATGGACGTTCGTCGATAACCCGGACGATCAAGTCCAGATCATAAACCTGCTCCTTGACTTAGACCTAACTCTTCACTTGAACGCCATGACTCAGTTCTTTATGAGCGCTAATCGTGACGCCCCCGAGCGATGGGTTGGCAATCCGTTCACAGAGGAGTTGCTCTGGACCACATGGGAGGCAACAGTCGCCAAATCCGAGGATGACCCGACCGGAGACTGGGTTAGCCGGGTGATCAACAGCCCAGCGGGCTGCATCGTTGATTTCTGGTTCCAAACCTTCTATCAGGCGTGGGCCAAGGAACGCGATCACTGGACTGGTCTTCGAGAAGATCACAGCGCGTTCTTGGACATGGTCCTCAGCGGCAATTCACCGCAACGCCTCACAGCGCTTACCCAGATAGCGGGACGAATCCATCACCTCTACGACGTCGACCCAGAGTGGTGCCGCAGCGCTTTGCTCCCACTCGGCAATTGGGATACCGACCCACGCACAGCGGCGGCTTTCTGGTGGGGCGTACTTAGCTTTGGCCGATGGAATCTCAAGCTCCTCGACGATGGACTCCTCGATAGCCTTCTGTCCACGACGGCCCGACTCACTGAGTTCGGCAATGATCAGCGGCAACGGTGGGCCGGCATGCTCGCATCGGTTGCCCTCACAGCCGACCCCACAGCGGAGCCCGTCTGGGTGAATCGGCTGACGGCGGCCGCCTCCGTGGAACAACGAACCGCATGGCTTCAGTCCATCAGTGAGCAATTCCGTGAGCTGCCCCTTGAGGCCAGGGGACAAGCTTGGCAGATCTGGATCTGCGACTATTGGGCCCAAAGGAACCGGGCAGACCCTATGGTTCTCACTGCCAACGAGGCTTCCGAACTCGCCGAGTGTGTGCCTTGGCTGCCA
Proteins encoded in this region:
- a CDS encoding SIR2 family protein produces the protein MPEEVLSALDDERLVIFTGAGISLDAPSSLPTFLGLAESIVERVQSDIVPNSIEWRDRLDTLLGQLDEDSGIAVHDLARLLVSTPGSRPNANHQALVRLAARGVPRMVTTNYDLHLSTVADSLSLHLETHRAPALPLGHDFGGLVYLHGAADGPSDRLVVTDRDFGHAYLRQAWATRFLSELFRNYTVLFVGYSHSDLVMRYLGLALGRDTARYVLTHQPQDPMWARLGITAVGYPVVNHDHSALTECLAAWADLAEMGLLDHRQRIRSLIDTASELSPPEQSYLEASIRRHDRVDFFCSGAKSLQWLSWAANQPVFQALFSADQPDDEVLRGLAQWFAHTYAASTAEHSEAAWSTLTSAGGEVSITLWHALAQALHSTKEGPRPAHFRRWLRLLMWQDRPECQVDFLQYALVDTDPEEDPEIALELFEHLIEPRLLPKRGYGLFGPTLEAATRGSEYWLTESWIKVIRPMLPSRATDILALAEASIRKHYTLETAIAGKSWDHFAFRRSAIQPHAQDQYRKPLDAVIDAARDSIVSMASDRPAEAARVLQRWSASRQALYKRLALHAYTVSDLLTPDQKLGLVVANDLLPDREVAQELYKLVGAAAPQAGREAIDSLVLKLPLEGTDDVTRYTRFQLFAWLHKHGARSERLTAAIAQMQEIDPTLTPEEHPGFRSWMEVGWRESAPPMTTQDFHRKVRDDPKAATAYVQTFEPFPYPRQDVSSLEDALSMLADTIRMHPGDGFALWPHVHGAPELQDTIIRAWTFVDNPDDQVQIINLLLDLDLTLHLNAMTQFFMSANRDAPERWVGNPFTEELLWTTWEATVAKSEDDPTGDWVSRVINSPAGCIVDFWFQTFYQAWAKERDHWTGLREDHSAFLDMVLSGNSPQRLTALTQIAGRIHHLYDVDPEWCRSALLPLGNWDTDPRTAAAFWWGVLSFGRWNLKLLDDGLLDSLLSTTARLTEFGNDQRQRWAGMLASVALTADPTAEPVWVNRLTAAASVEQRTAWLQSISEQFRELPLEARGQAWQIWICDYWAQRNRADPMVLTANEASELAECVPWLPAAELGKGVALTVESPARLNAHADFLSRLPEDFLKQSSELLSPFLTALIKRTVEPFYGDYYLRPLLSGLVKRPGDWNALREAALRLGISLD